Proteins found in one Triticum urartu cultivar G1812 chromosome 4, Tu2.1, whole genome shotgun sequence genomic segment:
- the LOC125554041 gene encoding peroxidase N-like — MEPLRDHGASCLPMMIMVLLCLGGAACGQLSDDFYDDSCPKLESIVQARVAAAMKAELRMGASLLRLHFHDCFVNGCDGSILLDGAESEKLAAPNLNSVRGYEVIDAIKADLEKACPGLVSCADVVALAAKYGVLLSGGPDYDVLLGRRDGLVANQTLANNNLPSPFDNITVIIQRFKDVGLNTTDVVILSGAHTIGRSRCVLFSGRLANFSAANSVDPTMDPALASSLQQLCRGGDGNQTAALDAGSADAFDNHYFKNLLAKKGLLSSDQGLVSSPDGAAATRALVQAYSYNSQRFLCDFGDAMVRMGNIAPLTGSAGQIRKKCSAVN; from the exons ATGGAGCCTCTCAGAGATCATGGCGCGAGCTGCTTGCCGATGATGATCATGGTGCTGCTGTGCCTGGGCGGCGCGGCTTGTGGCCAGCTGAGCGACGACTTCTACGACGACAGCTGCCCGAAGCTGGAGAGCATCGTCCAGGCGCGCGTGGCCGCCGCGATGAAGGCCGAGCTACGGATGGGCGCCTCCCTGCTCCGGCTCCACTTCCACGACTGCTTCGTCAAC gggTGTGACGGGTCGATCCTGCTGGACGGGGCGGAGAGCGAGAAGCTGGCGGCGCCGAACCTCAACTCGGTGAGGGGGTACGAGGTCATCGACGCCATCAAGGCCGACCTCGAGAAGGCCTGCCCGGGGCTCGTCTCCTGCGCCGACGTCGTCGCGCTCGCCGCCAAATACGGCGTACTCCTC AGCGGAGGGCCTGACTACGATGTTCTTCTGGGAAGAAGGGACGGGCTGGTGGCGAACCAGACCTTGGCCAACAACAATCTGCCAAGCCCGTTCGACAACATCACCGTGATCATACAGAGGTTCAAGGACGTCGGCCTTAACACAACAGACGTGGTCATCTTATCAG GAGCCCACACGATCGGGCGGTCGCGGTGCGTGCTCTTCAGCGGCCGGCTGGCCAACTTCTCGGCGGCCAACTCGGTGGACCCGACCATGGACCCGGCGCTGGCGTCCAGCCTGCAGCAGCTGtgccggggcggcgacggcaacCAGACGGCCGCGCTGGACGCCGGCTCCGCCGACGCCTTCGACAACCACTACTTCAAGAACCTGCTGGCCAAGAAGGGCCTCCTCTCCTCCGACCAGGGCCTCGTCTCCAGCCCCGACGGCGCCGCCGCCACCAGGGCCCTCGTGCAGGCCTACAGCTACAACAGCCAGCGCTTCCTCTGCGACTTCGGCGACGCCATGGTCCGGATGGGCAACATCGCCCCCCTCACCGGCTCCGCCGGCCAGATCCGCAAGAAATGCAGCGCCGTCAACTGA
- the LOC125552392 gene encoding F-box/LRR-repeat protein At2g43260-like — MATGETERGSSDGLPEDMIPEILARLPPKHLLRSRAACKAWRDLATDPAFIRRHHSFQPRQALVFTYGVGGCLQAVDLATNKRRTVLRVIQRVPPPRPFADGALMVHGSCDGLLLLSFHRSFFVCNPATRQGARLPLLLQDGRDVLGFYQHAASGEYRVLYHEAGGLGLQMSHTYYVLTVGSPQARSIDLRTSSAEVGAGLMGGLERSCTSPPVLLHGSLHWSPQLSQGGHILVFDQAAESFRRISPPAQAMLTKDDHTQLFEMEGKLVMFCSPQFAKNLAVWFMDDYKEMRWVWKYWVKLSFKLAYQPIPLPPCPIVLYQEGDMLVPEEVSDKVLHCDKTGKSLGPVDCSAGGTRVTPHMLKESLVLHDFLQMQRNDGACEWFSEVEFADGSDTAIAGDETQTD, encoded by the coding sequence ATGGCGACGGGGGAGACCGAGCGAGGCTCCTCCGACGGCCTCCCCGAGGACATGATCCCGGAGATCCTCGCCCGCCTGCCGCCCAAGCACCTCCTCCGCTCCCGCGCCGCCTGCAAGGCCTGGCGCGACCTCGCCACCGACCCCGCCTTCATCCGCAGGCACCACTCCTTCCAGCCACGGCAGGCCCTCGTCTTCACCTACGGCGTCGGCGGCTGCCTCCAGGCCGTCGACCTCGCCACCAACAAGCGCCGGACGGTCCTGCGGGTCATCCAGAGGGTGCCCCCGCCCCGCCCCTTCGCCGACGGCGCACTCATGGTCCACGGCTCGTGCGACGGCCTGCTCCTCCTCAGCTTCCACAGGTCCTTCTTCGTCTGCAACCCTGCCACGCGCCAAGGCGCCCGCCTGCCGCTGCTGCTTCAGGATGGCCGAGATGTCCTGGGGTTCTACCAGCACGCCGCTTCCGGGGAGTACCGGGTGCTGTACCACGAGGCTGGGGGCCTGGGCCTCCAGATGTCGCACACCTACTACGTCCTCACGGTGGGATCCCCGCAGGCCAGGAGCATCGACCTTCGCACGTCGTCGGCTGAAGTGGGCGCCGGGCTGATGGGAGGGCTGGAGCGCTCTTGCACATCGCCGCCCGTCCTTCTCCATGGCAGCCTGCACTGGTCGCCGCAACTGAGCCAAGGGGGCCACATACTGGTGTTCGACCAGGCTGCTGAGTCATTCAGGCGGATCTCTCCTCCCGCGCAGGCGATGCTGACCAAGGACGACCACACGCAGCTGTTTGAGATGGAGGGCAAGCTTGTCATGTTCTGCTCGCCCCAATTCGCAAAGAACTTGGCGGTTTGGTTCATGGATGACTACAAGGAGATGCGCTGGGTCTGGAAGTACTGGGTTAAGCTGTCCTTCAAGCTTGCTTATCAACCTATACCGTTGCCACCTTGTCCGATTGTCCTGTACCAGGAGGGGGATATGCTGGTGCCGGAGGAAGTCTCTGACAAGGTGTTGCATTGTGATAAGACGGGTAAATCGCTGGGGCCTGTTGACTGCTCTGCTGGGGGCACCAGAGTTACTCCACATATGCTCAAAGAAAGCCTTGTCCTCCATGACTTCCTTCAGATGCAGCGGAATGATGGTGCCTGTGAATGGTTCTCCGAGGTCGAGTTCGCTGATGGCTCGGATACTGCAATCGCTGGTGATGAAACCCAAACTGATTAG